The genome window GCATTCTTGCCACCATAGGTAACACTGCGCCATTTATTGGTTTGTTCGGTACAGTGGTGGGAATGATGACGACCTTGCAAAGCATTACTGCTGCCGGGACGACTGACTTGAATGTGGTGGCAGGTCCTATCGGTGAGGCACTTATTGCCACTGCTGCCGGTATTGCCTGCGCGATTCCGGCGGTGGTTGCCTACAACAGCTTTTTGCGTCACCTGCGCGTATTCACCACGTCGCTGGACAGTTTTGCTTACGACTCGTTAATGCATCTGGCCTCCGAAGAAGCAATGCACCTGGCCGGACATCATTCATCGGACAATCATCACCACCATCACACAGAAGTACATCATCCACATCATGAACATCGCCACGACCATGATGATTCGCATGGAGGATCGCACTAATGGCTTTCGGGCAACTCAATCAGGGTGGTTCGCAGCAGCCCATGCACGAAATTAACGTCACGCCATTGGTCGACGTTATGCTGGTGTTGCTGGTGCTGTTTATTGTTACTGCACCGCTGTTGACCAGTCAGATCAAGGTAAATCTGCCGGACGCAAAAACTGAATCAGTGCAGGTGCTCAAAACCATTATTTTGAGTATTACCGCGAGCGGGAAAATCTATTTGGACGATCAGGTGGTTGATGAATCGCAACTGCTGACGAAAATGAATGAGCTCAAACAATCTCGTCCAGACGCGCCTGTTGAATTGCGGGCTGATGGTGAAATTGCCTACAAAAAAGTGGCTCAAGTGATGGCTGTGCTGCAAAACGCAGGCATTAGCAAAATTATTTTTGTAACCAAACAAGGTTAAGTGAACAACCAGAAATGTTGGTCACTTGGCGTGACTGACTCAACCAGAGCAGGGAATGAGTATGAGGCGAAATTCATATTTTACAAGCAGTGTTGGCTTGGCGATTGTGGCAGTTATTAATGGTGGGGCTGCGCAGGCGGCAGGAATTCCCACGCTGGAAGCTGTAAATGTGGAATCCAGTTTTGAAGATTTGGTGGGCACAGCCAATTCAGCCAACGAAGGAACCGTGACCAAAGAACAATTGGATGCGCGTACAACGTATCGTCCGGGAGAGTTGCTGGAAACCACGCCGGGATTGATTGTCACCCAGCACAGTGGCGAGGGCAAAGCCGGACAATATTACCTGCGTGGCTTTAATCTTGATCACGGCACCGATTTGCGTACCACGGTGGATGGGATGCTGGTCAATGAGCGCACCCATGCGCATGGTCAGGGCTGGACCGATTTGAATTTTATTATTCCTGAACTCGCCAGCAATCTGCAGTACAAAAAAGGGCCGTACTATGCAGACGAAGGTGATTTTTCTTCAGCAGGCGCGGTGGCCGTCAGTTATGTGGACAGTTTTCCGCAAGCGATGGTAGGAATCAGCGCTGGTCAAAATGGATATCGACGTGCCTTGTTTGCAGACTCGCCATCTGTTGCTAACGGAAAATTACTTTATGCCTTCGAGTATCAGCATAACGATGGCCCATTCACCAATCCCGATGATTACAATAAGTACAACGGTGTGCTGCGATTTTCTCGTGGCGCGGAGGCCGATAAATTAAGCGTGGCGTTCATGGCGTACTCTGGAAAATGGAATGCGACTGATCAAATTCCAAAAAGTGCAGTCGATGCTGGTTTGTTGTCCCGCTGGGATGCGATTGATACCAGTGATGGTGGTGACGCGCAGCGCATGAGTGTTTCAGTCAATCGGCAAAAACTGGATGATAATGGCGCCACAGAGTGGAATGCATATGTGATCAAGCAATCCCTGGATCTCTACTCGAATTTTACCTACTTTCTCGATGATCCGGTGAATGGCGATCAATTCAATCAACGCGACAGTCGTTACACGGTAGCGGCGAACTGGCGTTACACCTGGTTTGGCAACATAGGCAGCAAGTCAACGGAAAATACTGTTGGATTGCAACTGCAAAATGACTGGATCGAAAACGGTTTGCACAAAACCAAAACCCGTTCGCGTCTGTCGACAGTACGCAGTGATGAAATTACCGAAACCTCGTTGGGTGCCTATGTGCAAAACAGCACCCACTGGTTGGAAAAATTCCGCACCGTGTTGGGCGTGCGTGGTGATGTGTATCAGTTTGACGTAGCCAGCAATAATCCGCTGAACTCAGGAAAGACCGATGATTTTTTGGTTAATCCAAAAATGGCAATGATTTTTGGTCCTTGGGCAAAGACAGAGTTTTACCTGAATGCCGGTGGCGGTTTCCACAGCAATGATGCGCGTGGTACCACCATCACCGTTGATCCTGTCACATCTGCTGCCGCAGAAAAAGTCACTCCGTTGGTTCAATCCTGGGGCTATGAAGCCGGAGTGCGCAGCGGAATTATTCCAAAACTGCAGAGCACGTTGAATGTGTACACCTTGACGATGGATTCTGAGTTGCTGTTCGTCGGCGATGCAGGCACCACTGAAGCAGGTCGCCCAAGTCGTCGTGTGGGTGCTGAGTTTGCCAACTATTACGCGCCTACATCGTGGTTAACCATTGATGCGGATTTGGCATATGCTTTCGCACGTTTCACGGACAATGATCCTGCCGGCAATCGCATTCCTGGCGCGGTTGAAGGTGTGGGTTCGTTGGGTGTGACGGTGGATCGCCTCGGACCGTGGTATGGCGGCGCGAACCTGCGTTATTTTGGACCTCGCGCATTGGTGGAGGACAACAGCCAGCGTTCTCAAAGTACAACCCTTTTGAGTGCTCAATTGGGCTATCACGTGAGCAAAACCTTTGATGTGACAGCAGAAGTGTTCAATTTGCTGGATACGCAAGCCTCGGCAATTGATTACTACTACGAATCCAAGATGTCACCCTCGGCCAGCGCTGCTGCGGATAAGCATTTCCATCCTATCGAATCGCGCTCAGTGCGGTTACTGGCAAATCTGCGATTCTAAATTATGTGACAACGACATTCGGGAAGGTGTTTCCCGGATGTCGTTGCTCGCTTGTCAGACATACACATCCAACCCCAGCATCTGGGTGATTTCTTCGCGGCGTTGCTGTGTTTCCATTTGGTGATAGGTGTTGATTGCGCGGCTGGCACCCAGAGAAATGCCCAGGTAGCGGTCAAAGCTGTCGTCACTGCGTTCGGCTTTTTCCTTGAATTTTTTGTACTGCTCCGGGTCGGGCAGGTGTTGGGTGTATTGGGCGACGCCACGGCGTTGC of Gammaproteobacteria bacterium contains these proteins:
- a CDS encoding MotA/TolQ/ExbB proton channel family protein; translated protein: ILATIGNTAPFIGLFGTVVGMMTTLQSITAAGTTDLNVVAGPIGEALIATAAGIACAIPAVVAYNSFLRHLRVFTTSLDSFAYDSLMHLASEEAMHLAGHHSSDNHHHHHTEVHHPHHEHRHDHDDSHGGSH
- a CDS encoding biopolymer transporter ExbD, producing MAFGQLNQGGSQQPMHEINVTPLVDVMLVLLVLFIVTAPLLTSQIKVNLPDAKTESVQVLKTIILSITASGKIYLDDQVVDESQLLTKMNELKQSRPDAPVELRADGEIAYKKVAQVMAVLQNAGISKIIFVTKQG
- a CDS encoding TonB-dependent receptor translates to MRRNSYFTSSVGLAIVAVINGGAAQAAGIPTLEAVNVESSFEDLVGTANSANEGTVTKEQLDARTTYRPGELLETTPGLIVTQHSGEGKAGQYYLRGFNLDHGTDLRTTVDGMLVNERTHAHGQGWTDLNFIIPELASNLQYKKGPYYADEGDFSSAGAVAVSYVDSFPQAMVGISAGQNGYRRALFADSPSVANGKLLYAFEYQHNDGPFTNPDDYNKYNGVLRFSRGAEADKLSVAFMAYSGKWNATDQIPKSAVDAGLLSRWDAIDTSDGGDAQRMSVSVNRQKLDDNGATEWNAYVIKQSLDLYSNFTYFLDDPVNGDQFNQRDSRYTVAANWRYTWFGNIGSKSTENTVGLQLQNDWIENGLHKTKTRSRLSTVRSDEITETSLGAYVQNSTHWLEKFRTVLGVRGDVYQFDVASNNPLNSGKTDDFLVNPKMAMIFGPWAKTEFYLNAGGGFHSNDARGTTITVDPVTSAAAEKVTPLVQSWGYEAGVRSGIIPKLQSTLNVYTLTMDSELLFVGDAGTTEAGRPSRRVGAEFANYYAPTSWLTIDADLAYAFARFTDNDPAGNRIPGAVEGVGSLGVTVDRLGPWYGGANLRYFGPRALVEDNSQRSQSTTLLSAQLGYHVSKTFDVTAEVFNLLDTQASAIDYYYESKMSPSASAAADKHFHPIESRSVRLLANLRF